From a single Sphingobium lignivorans genomic region:
- a CDS encoding terminase large subunit domain-containing protein, with product MSGPAVPLYGYQQRWFLDRSRFKLGKFARQTGKTFTTTLEIADDAFEHALQSRRTRWVILSRGERQAREAMNEGIYPHCKAYGLAIQASEFDWQGDTGSYRALEVSLPGGSRITALPANPDTARGFSSNVFLDEFAFHKDSDAIWKALFPVISAGWKLRITSTPNGKSGKFYELDTANDTTWSRHVVDIYQAVADGLPRDIDQLRSGIADEDAWAQEYELKYLDEASAWLSYDLIASCEDADAGRPDLYQGGPCFVGRDIGRRNDLHVITVDELIGDVLWERERIEQKRATFADMDMAFDDVMARYNVARACIDQTGMGEKVVEDAQRRYGGRVEGVLFTSASKLIMATEGKQRFEDRRCRIPAGDVPYRADLHKLRKISGPTGTPRFVAERDEDHADRTWAKFLAFNAAAGMNGARWKPLSGQPSAPRSDLDRNWIPA from the coding sequence ATGAGCGGGCCGGCCGTTCCGCTCTATGGCTATCAGCAGCGCTGGTTCCTCGACCGGAGCCGGTTCAAGCTGGGCAAGTTCGCGCGTCAGACCGGCAAGACATTCACGACCACGCTGGAGATCGCGGACGATGCGTTCGAGCATGCACTGCAGAGCCGCCGTACCCGCTGGGTGATACTCTCGCGCGGCGAGCGGCAAGCGCGCGAAGCCATGAACGAAGGCATCTATCCGCACTGCAAGGCCTATGGACTGGCGATACAGGCCTCGGAGTTCGACTGGCAGGGAGACACCGGCAGCTACAGGGCGCTGGAGGTCTCCCTCCCGGGTGGGTCGCGCATAACAGCGCTACCGGCAAATCCCGACACGGCGCGCGGCTTCTCGTCCAATGTGTTCCTGGACGAGTTCGCTTTCCACAAGGATAGCGATGCGATCTGGAAGGCGTTGTTCCCCGTTATTTCGGCGGGCTGGAAGCTACGCATCACGTCCACGCCCAACGGCAAGTCCGGCAAGTTCTACGAGCTGGACACGGCCAACGACACGACCTGGTCGCGCCATGTCGTCGACATCTATCAGGCCGTCGCGGACGGACTGCCTCGCGACATCGATCAGCTGCGGTCCGGCATCGCCGACGAAGATGCCTGGGCGCAGGAGTATGAGCTGAAATATCTGGACGAGGCGAGCGCCTGGCTCTCCTACGACCTGATTGCATCGTGCGAGGACGCCGACGCGGGCAGGCCGGACCTCTACCAGGGCGGTCCCTGCTTTGTCGGCCGCGACATTGGCCGTCGCAACGACCTCCACGTCATCACCGTGGATGAGCTGATCGGCGACGTGCTCTGGGAGCGCGAACGCATTGAGCAGAAGCGCGCGACCTTCGCCGACATGGACATGGCGTTCGATGACGTGATGGCGCGCTACAATGTCGCGCGGGCCTGCATCGATCAGACGGGCATGGGTGAAAAAGTCGTTGAGGATGCGCAGCGGCGCTATGGCGGCCGGGTGGAAGGCGTGCTGTTCACCAGCGCGTCCAAACTGATCATGGCGACCGAGGGCAAGCAGCGCTTCGAAGACAGGCGCTGCCGCATCCCGGCGGGCGACGTCCCTTACCGCGCGGACCTCCACAAGCTGCGGAAGATCTCCGGCCCGACCGGCACACCCCGCTTCGTCGCAGAACGCGACGAGGATCACGCTGACCGCACCTGGGCGAAGTTCCTGGCCTTCAATGCAGCGGCAGGCATGAACGGCGCCCGCTGGAAACCCCTCTCAGGCCAGCCTTCGGCACCCCGCAGCGATCTCGACAGGAACTGGATTCCCGCATGA
- a CDS encoding phage portal protein, whose protein sequence is MMKWFTKAIGAIGAMRHPGRPSGLWGTLLRGTRFDYRRAIGDGLDSSVVTAPIRWVQRALPEARLTVQRRKRNGASEELADHPMLALIQRPNAHYGDIALWGGTVLSWYLDGNAYWIIVRNGVGRPVELWYVPHWMMEPRWPEDGSGFISHYRYSPGGGHAPIDVPFEDVVHFRDGINPRNTRKGLAALDGVIREIFMDLESSNFVASLLRNMGVPGVVISPKGGAMPAPEDVEATKAWFQETFSGDGRGRPLVMGAPTDVQPYGFNPQQMNMGEARDIAEERVCACVGIPAAVVGFGAGLQTAKVGATMVELHKIAWLNGVLPLGRALVDELKRSLLPQFGNAAGLEVRWNTDDVPALQEDEDKQATRWGAMLGSGGITVFEYRTALGIDADDSHRIYLRPISMIEVPEGAPPRMPTPAEPEPEPRQQEPDEEDDDPDAPPARAAA, encoded by the coding sequence ATGATGAAATGGTTCACCAAGGCGATCGGCGCGATCGGCGCGATGCGTCATCCGGGCCGGCCCTCCGGTCTCTGGGGCACGCTTCTGCGCGGGACCCGGTTCGACTATCGCCGTGCGATCGGCGACGGGCTGGACAGCAGCGTGGTCACCGCGCCGATCCGCTGGGTGCAGCGCGCGCTGCCCGAGGCGCGGCTGACCGTCCAGAGGCGCAAGCGCAACGGCGCGAGCGAGGAGCTGGCCGATCACCCGATGCTGGCGCTCATCCAGCGGCCGAACGCCCATTATGGCGACATCGCGCTCTGGGGCGGAACGGTGTTGAGCTGGTATCTGGACGGCAACGCCTACTGGATCATCGTGCGCAACGGCGTGGGCCGTCCGGTCGAACTCTGGTATGTGCCGCACTGGATGATGGAGCCGCGCTGGCCGGAGGATGGCAGCGGCTTCATCTCCCACTATCGCTACTCACCCGGCGGCGGCCACGCGCCGATCGACGTGCCGTTCGAGGACGTGGTGCATTTCCGGGACGGCATCAACCCGCGCAACACCCGCAAGGGCCTCGCCGCGCTGGACGGCGTCATCCGCGAGATCTTCATGGATCTCGAGTCCAGCAACTTCGTCGCATCGCTCCTGCGCAACATGGGCGTGCCGGGCGTCGTCATCTCGCCCAAGGGCGGCGCCATGCCGGCGCCCGAGGACGTCGAAGCCACCAAGGCCTGGTTTCAGGAAACCTTCTCCGGCGATGGGCGCGGCCGGCCACTCGTCATGGGCGCGCCCACGGACGTGCAGCCCTATGGCTTCAACCCGCAGCAGATGAACATGGGCGAGGCGCGCGACATCGCCGAGGAACGCGTCTGCGCCTGCGTGGGCATCCCGGCCGCCGTCGTCGGCTTCGGCGCCGGCCTGCAGACGGCCAAGGTCGGCGCGACGATGGTGGAGCTGCACAAGATCGCCTGGCTGAACGGGGTGCTGCCGCTCGGCCGGGCCCTGGTCGACGAGCTGAAGCGATCCCTGCTGCCGCAGTTCGGCAACGCGGCCGGGCTCGAAGTCAGGTGGAACACGGACGATGTGCCGGCGCTGCAGGAGGATGAGGATAAGCAGGCCACCCGCTGGGGCGCGATGCTCGGCAGCGGCGGCATCACCGTGTTCGAGTACCGGACGGCTCTCGGCATCGACGCGGATGACAGCCACCGGATCTACCTGCGGCCGATCTCCATGATCGAGGTGCCCGAAGGGGCGCCACCGCGCATGCCCACGCCGGCCGAGCCGGAGCCCGAGCCTCGCCAGCAGGAGCCGGATGAAGAAGACGACG
- a CDS encoding lysozyme: MADSSSSSPSMSSAALPLGLTAAVVTASVAFIAPWEGTRLVPYRDLAGVWTVCSGETRVEMRRYSRAECDTMLRTAVSETYGQCVLKAVPGLRRRPDQLVASISLAYNIGCDAFERSTAARRFNAGDWKAGCNAFTKWVYSAGKRVQGLVNRREAERKLCLKGLS; the protein is encoded by the coding sequence ATGGCCGACAGCTCATCCTCCTCCCCATCGATGTCGTCCGCCGCCCTCCCGCTGGGGCTGACGGCAGCCGTCGTCACCGCGTCCGTCGCATTCATCGCGCCGTGGGAAGGAACCAGGCTCGTGCCTTATCGGGACCTTGCGGGCGTCTGGACGGTCTGCAGCGGCGAGACGCGGGTGGAGATGCGCCGTTACAGCCGGGCGGAGTGCGACACGATGCTGCGCACCGCCGTCTCCGAGACCTACGGTCAATGCGTGCTCAAGGCCGTTCCCGGCCTCCGGCGCCGGCCGGACCAACTCGTCGCATCCATCTCGCTTGCCTACAATATCGGCTGCGATGCGTTCGAGCGCTCCACGGCCGCCCGGCGCTTCAATGCCGGGGACTGGAAGGCCGGCTGCAATGCCTTCACCAAGTGGGTCTACTCTGCGGGCAAGCGCGTCCAGGGCCTCGTCAACCGCCGTGAGGCCGAGCGCAAGCTGTGCCTGAAAGGGCTCTCATGA
- a CDS encoding phage protein GemA/Gp16 family protein — protein MTRAVAARFDPSTQHRRSLIAKVHVARKELALDDDTYRAVLAEVTGRTSAADCDEAQLVALVDHFRQRGFGPKVRRAGAARADHPSARKARALWISLHQLGVVHNASEHALEAFAARQLGCERMAWARQSECYRLIEALKAMAERAGWAQRGPDGEALRLEALHEGLCMAILGKLKAAGVAPKTMTLSSAIFAFGGIRPGAPWGIDSYPAIAASFGEWLRRAGQSTGEA, from the coding sequence GTGACCCGCGCCGTTGCCGCCCGCTTCGATCCTTCCACCCAGCATCGCCGGTCGCTCATCGCGAAGGTGCATGTGGCGCGCAAGGAGCTGGCGCTGGACGATGACACCTATCGCGCCGTGCTCGCCGAAGTGACGGGGCGGACAAGCGCCGCCGATTGCGACGAGGCGCAGCTCGTCGCGCTGGTCGATCACTTCAGGCAGCGCGGTTTCGGTCCCAAGGTCCGCCGCGCCGGTGCGGCCAGGGCGGATCATCCCTCCGCCCGCAAGGCACGGGCGCTGTGGATCTCGCTGCACCAGCTCGGCGTCGTGCACAATGCATCGGAGCATGCGCTGGAAGCATTCGCGGCGCGCCAGCTCGGCTGCGAGCGCATGGCCTGGGCGCGGCAGTCCGAATGCTATCGGCTGATCGAGGCGCTCAAGGCCATGGCCGAGCGGGCGGGCTGGGCGCAGCGCGGGCCGGATGGCGAGGCGCTGCGCCTTGAGGCGCTGCACGAGGGGCTGTGCATGGCCATCCTCGGCAAGCTCAAGGCCGCCGGTGTCGCGCCCAAGACCATGACTCTGTCCAGTGCGATCTTTGCATTCGGGGGCATCCGTCCGGGTGCGCCATGGGGAATCGATTCTTATCCGGCGATTGCCGCCTCGTTCGGCGAGTGGCTGCGCCGGGCCGGACAAAGCACGGGAGAGGCGTGA
- a CDS encoding DUF2730 family protein has product MDFEVSMRLLTAAAVMLGIINTIAVWMQWGRRELTTKVEGIRETLDEQDGRIQAIESELKHLPSKQDVHDLKISVTEMSGKLGAFDTELGSVGRTVRRIEDHLLGTKP; this is encoded by the coding sequence ATGGACTTCGAGGTGAGCATGCGACTGCTGACGGCAGCGGCCGTGATGCTGGGCATCATCAATACGATCGCCGTGTGGATGCAATGGGGCCGGCGCGAGCTGACCACCAAGGTGGAAGGCATCCGCGAAACGCTCGACGAGCAGGACGGCCGCATCCAGGCGATCGAGAGCGAACTCAAGCATCTGCCGAGCAAGCAGGACGTCCATGACCTGAAGATCAGCGTGACCGAGATGAGCGGCAAGCTGGGGGCCTTCGACACGGAGCTGGGCAGCGTCGGGCGGACGGTGCGGCGGATCGAGGATCATCTGCTGGGGACGAAGCCATGA
- a CDS encoding phage protein Gp27 family protein, protein MGGDRRDGRGRLSSVDMLPEEAEPDIVWAMEQLRERQMPSNAILSEFNARLADRGIAGISKSAWGRYAIRKALQFRKQDEVRRISGDLVASLGTKGADELTVMVGEMIKLRLFELLEGGALDAKGSMEAARALQSSVNAQKASAEHRRRLEEMRKQVTEAIDKVADSAPGVDAEQLLKRIREDVYGIFQK, encoded by the coding sequence GTGGGCGGAGATCGCCGCGACGGGCGCGGCCGTCTCAGCTCGGTCGACATGCTGCCGGAGGAGGCGGAGCCGGACATCGTCTGGGCGATGGAACAACTGCGCGAACGGCAAATGCCCAGCAATGCGATCCTTTCCGAGTTCAATGCCCGCCTCGCCGATCGCGGGATCGCCGGCATCTCGAAGTCGGCCTGGGGACGCTATGCCATCCGAAAGGCGCTCCAGTTCCGCAAGCAGGACGAGGTCCGGCGCATTTCCGGCGATCTCGTTGCCTCACTCGGGACGAAGGGGGCCGACGAGCTGACAGTGATGGTCGGCGAGATGATCAAGCTGCGCCTCTTCGAGCTGCTCGAAGGCGGCGCACTGGATGCCAAGGGCAGCATGGAGGCTGCCCGGGCACTCCAGTCGAGCGTCAATGCGCAGAAGGCCTCGGCCGAACACCGGCGGCGGCTGGAAGAAATGCGCAAGCAGGTCACCGAGGCGATCGACAAGGTCGCGGATAGCGCCCCGGGTGTGGATGCCGAACAGCTGCTCAAGCGCATCCGCGAAGACGTCTACGGGATCTTCCAGAAATGA
- a CDS encoding TraR/DksA C4-type zinc finger protein — MRAGERAIEHAEAMVALERDVAISRIRRAIGEPGSRHCATCGEAIEPERRAAMPSARRCTDCQEGHERAGKRGW, encoded by the coding sequence ATGCGGGCCGGCGAGCGCGCGATCGAGCATGCCGAGGCGATGGTGGCGCTGGAGCGCGACGTCGCCATTTCCCGCATCCGCCGCGCCATCGGCGAGCCCGGATCGCGCCATTGCGCGACATGCGGCGAGGCAATCGAGCCGGAGCGCCGGGCCGCCATGCCCTCCGCCCGGCGCTGCACGGACTGTCAGGAGGGCCACGAGCGGGCCGGAAAGCGGGGATGGTAG